Genomic DNA from Bernardetia sp.:
GTAGAACTGTGGGTTATATCCTTTAAAGAATGGAGTGTGACGACCACCTTCTTCTTTCTTCAATACGTAAACCTCAGCTTTGAATTTAGTGTGAGTAGTTACTGTACCTGGTTTAGCGATTACCATTCCACGCTTGATTTGCTCTTTATCAACACCACGTAAAAGGATACCAGCGTTATCACCAGCTTCTGCAGCATCTAATAATTTACGGAACATCTCTACACCAGTAACAGTAGATTTGATAGGAGCTTCGCCTAATCCTAAGATTTCAACTGGCTCACCTACTTTGATAGCACCACGCTCTACACGACCAGTAGCAACAGTACCACGACCTGTGATAGAGAATACGTCCTCAACTGGCATCAAGAAAGGCTTGTCAGTAATACGAGGAGGCAATGGAATACCTTCATCAACAGAAGACATAAGAGAAAGAACAGTATCAACCCACTTGCCTTCGCCGTTCAATGCACCAAGTGCAGAACCTTGAACAACAGGGATGTTGTCACCGTCAAATTCGTAGAAGCTCAAAAGCTCACGAATTTCCATTTCTACAAGCTCTAAAAGTTCTTCGTCATCTACCATATCTACTTTGTTCATGAAAACAACGATAGCAGGTACACCAACTTGGCGAGCTAAAAGGATGTGTTCACGAGTTTGAGGCATAGGACCATCAGTAGCAGCTACTACTAGGATAGCACCGTCCATTTGAGCAGCACCTGTAACCATGTTTTTAACATAATCGGCGTGACCTGGACAGTCTACGTGAGCGTAGTGACGATTTTCAGTTTCGTACTCTACGTGAGAAGTGTTGATAGTGATACCACGCTCTTTTTCTTCAGGAGCGTTGTCAATTGAATCAAAACTACGAGCAGCAGAGTGACCTGCGTCTGCTAATACTTTTGTAATTGCTGCAGTTAAAGTAGTTTTACCGTGGTCAACGTGACCAATAGTTCCGATGTTTACGTGAGGTTTCGCTCGGTTGAAGGTTTCCTTAGCCATCTTAACAAAGATTTAAAATAGTATGAGAATAGTATGAAAAGATAATTCTTAAAATAAAATATAGTCTTGATACACTAGAGCTTTCATAGAGCCAACGATGGGAATTGAACCCACGACCTCTTCCTTACCAAGGAAGCGCTCTACCCCTGAGCTACATCGGCTTATAGCACTATACAAACTTTCCATACTCTATTATCTTTATTTAAAATTTTGAAAATTTTAAAATCAGAACATAGTGAAAAGTTTGTATTCAATTAGTGTTATCTAATGCTGCTATAAAAAATACCAATAGTTACGTATCAGATTATATTTGAGCGAGAGACGAGGCTCGAACCCGCGACCTACAGCTTGGAAGGCTGTCGCTCTACCAACTGAGCTACTCTCGCTTATTAATTTAGATTGAAATTAAAATTAATTTCAAAATTTGGTTTTGTTTGATATGAATCAAATATTTATTCCTAATGAATAAATGATAGTTTAATGAAAACTATTTGTGGGGGGAGCAGGATTCGAACCTGCGAAGAAATTAATCAACGGATTTACAGTCCGTCCCAGTTGGCCGCTTTGGTATCCCCCCAACTGAATTTGCTTTGTTTTTAACACTTAGTTTGTGTGTTAAAGCGAGTGCAAAAGTATAGACTTTATTTTTACAATCCAAATTTTTGAGTAAAAAAAATGAATTATTTTTTTGTTACCTCGTTTAAAGAAGCTGCAAAGCACATTTTGTAGTCTTTGTTTGTATAATTCGTTTTGATAATTTTTCGTTCCATTTTTTTTAAAAACAGAACGAAAAATTAAAATATTTTACAACACCTAACCTTTTGTTAGAGTCTTTTTAGTTTCCTGCTTTTCCGTCTTCATTTGGATCAGAAGGATTAGTTACTTCATTTTGTTCTAATTGAGTTCCTCCATCAAGTTGATTTGGAACAACTTGTTCTTTGGCTTTCTCAATGTTTGGACTGATATAAGTTGGTGCTTTTGCATCTGTAAGGAGAGTTGCTCCAATACTTCCAACAAAAACAATAGCTATAAGTGTCCAAGTAATTTTTTCCATTATGTTAGTAGTGTTTTTTGCTCCCATAATTTGGTTTGCTCCTGCACCTCCAAATTCTTTAGAGATTCCACTACCTTTTGGTTCTTGAGCTAGTACGACTACCATCAGAAGAATAGCAACAAAAAGTACTATGCTTATTAAAACGTATAACATATATTTTGCTTTTACTTTATATCTCGGATTTCAAATTTTGATTTTCTCAAACGTATATGTTTCTGCTTTTAGAAATTATTTGAGGTTGCAAAGGAACTACTTTTTTATGTAAAATCAAAGAAAAATTACGAATTACGAATTACGAATTCTTAAATTGTTGATTAACAATAGTTTTTTGTGTCCTTATTTAGTCAAAATTTAATTAAAGGCAAGTCATTTTGAGGTATTTTTTTATTTATTCAAAATCTTGATAGAGCAAATATTTTTTTCTCATTTTTTTATAGTTTTCCAAATTTTCTTGCCAAGTAGCTTTAATTTCTTGCTCTGATTTTCCTTCTTTTATTTGAGCTTGCAATTTTTCATTTCCTGCTAACGTATTGAAGTAAGAGTTGAAGAAATTACTTTCTAATTCATTTTTTTTCATTATTTCATAGAAATTTAGAATAGGCTTCAAGGAGAAATTACCTTCTAATTCATTTGGAGTGTATTTTATTCCATAACACAACTTATCTTGAAAAGGTGGATATTTTGCACCTTCATTGGGGATGGGGGTAAATGAGATGTTAGAATTTTCCTTTGGGAATTTTGGATGTCCTGTTACTTCAAAAGGAAAATCTGTTCCACGTCCTACACTCATAGTTGTTCCTTCAAATAAACACAAAGAAGGATAAAGCAATATTGAACTTTGAGTTGGGAGGTTGGGCGACGGAGCAATTTTCAATGTATATCTGTCTTTATGAGAATAGTTTTGGCAAGGAATGACGATTAAATTTTCTCCTAATTGGTTTTGATTTTTGAGCCATTTTTCTCCTTCAATCATTTTGGCAAGTTCGCCTACTGTTAGTCCATGAACGATGGGAATTGGGTGCATTCCAACAAAAGATTTGAATTTTTCTTCTCTGATGCAGCCATCTATATAAAAACCATTAGGATTTGGACGGTCTAAGATAATTATTTGCTTATCATTTTCAGCAGCAGCTTCCATACAATAGTCCATCGTACTGATATAAGTATAAAATCTTGCGCCTACATCTTGAATATCGAAGACTAGAACATCAATATTTTCTAGTTGCTCTTTTGTTGGTTTTTTATTTTTCCCATAAAGTGAAATTATATCAATTCCTGTTTTGGTGTCTTTTCCATTTTTTATAGTTTCCCCTGCACTAGCAGTTCCACGAAAACCATGTTCTGGAGCAAAAATAGTTTGAATATTAATTTGATTTTCTATTAGGAAATCTACTAAATGTATTGAGTCTTGCTTATTATCAATCACAGAAGTATGATTGACAATCATTCCGACACGTTTATTTTTTATTTTATCGAAATATTTTTCTGTTTGTTCTGCACCTATGACTACTAATTTTGGTTCAATATCTTTATCAATAACTTCTTTTTTCTGAATTTGAGT
This window encodes:
- a CDS encoding DUF1343 domain-containing protein translates to MAISKENDTTQIQKKEVIDKDIEPKLVVIGAEQTEKYFDKIKNKRVGMIVNHTSVIDNKQDSIHLVDFLIENQINIQTIFAPEHGFRGTASAGETIKNGKDTKTGIDIISLYGKNKKPTKEQLENIDVLVFDIQDVGARFYTYISTMDYCMEAAAENDKQIIILDRPNPNGFYIDGCIREEKFKSFVGMHPIPIVHGLTVGELAKMIEGEKWLKNQNQLGENLIVIPCQNYSHKDRYTLKIAPSPNLPTQSSILLYPSLCLFEGTTMSVGRGTDFPFEVTGHPKFPKENSNISFTPIPNEGAKYPPFQDKLCYGIKYTPNELEGNFSLKPILNFYEIMKKNELESNFFNSYFNTLAGNEKLQAQIKEGKSEQEIKATWQENLENYKKMRKKYLLYQDFE
- the tuf gene encoding elongation factor Tu; translation: MAKETFNRAKPHVNIGTIGHVDHGKTTLTAAITKVLADAGHSAARSFDSIDNAPEEKERGITINTSHVEYETENRHYAHVDCPGHADYVKNMVTGAAQMDGAILVVAATDGPMPQTREHILLARQVGVPAIVVFMNKVDMVDDEELLELVEMEIRELLSFYEFDGDNIPVVQGSALGALNGEGKWVDTVLSLMSSVDEGIPLPPRITDKPFLMPVEDVFSITGRGTVATGRVERGAIKVGEPVEILGLGEAPIKSTVTGVEMFRKLLDAAEAGDNAGILLRGVDKEQIKRGMVIAKPGTVTTHTKFKAEVYVLKKEEGGRHTPFFKGYNPQFYFRTTDVTGAIELPENVEMVMPGDNITITVELIKPIAMEKGLRFAIREGGRTVGAGQVTEIL
- the secG gene encoding preprotein translocase subunit SecG, with product MLYVLISIVLFVAILLMVVVLAQEPKGSGISKEFGGAGANQIMGAKNTTNIMEKITWTLIAIVFVGSIGATLLTDAKAPTYISPNIEKAKEQVVPNQLDGGTQLEQNEVTNPSDPNEDGKAGN